DNA from Microbacterium foliorum:
CGCGTTTAGGGTGAGGACCATGCCGCACATCTTCGATGCCGACGTCGTCTCGGCGATCCTCCGCCACATGAACGGCGACCACCGCGACGACAACCTGCTCATCACCCGCGCCTTCACCGGGGCCGACGGGCGCGAGATCACGGATGCCATGATGACCGGTCTCGACGGCGACAGCGGCGCCTGGGAGGTCACCGGCGACAGTGGCGTCTCTGAGCTGCGCATCGCCTGGCCGTCCGGGCCGATCACTGAGCGCGCGGCCGTCCGCCGCGAGGTCGTCGCCCTGTACGACCTCGCGTGCGCGCGGCTGGGGGTCGAACCGCGCCCGCACGCGTGACGCGGTGAGATCGAGGGTTCCGTTTGAGGTTAGGCAACCCTTACACTGAGGTCATGTCCGAGATCCTCTCCTTCTCCGCCGCCCTCCGGGAACGCTCCTCCGGTTCGCACTCGCGCAGTGAGGGAGCGGGCTTCATGTCCGACCTGCTCAAGGGCGAGGGCTCCCGCGAGGACTACATCGCTCTCGTCGCCCAGCACTACTTCATCTACGAGGCGCTCGAGGGCGCGGGCGAGCGCATGCGCAGAGACCCCGTGGCATCGGTGTTCCTCAGCGACAAGCTGACCCGCCTTCCTGCGCTCGAGGCCGACCTCGGCTTCCTGCTCGGCGCCGACTGGCGAGACCTGATCGTCGCGCTGCCCACCACGCAGCGCTATGTCGAGCGCATCCGTCAGGTGGGGGCGACCTGGGCGGGCGGTTTCGTGGCCCACCACTACACCCGCTACCTCGGCGACCTGTCGGGCGGAGTCTTCATCGGGCGCGTGATGGCCCGCCACTTCGGCTTCGAGACCAATGGCATCGGGTTCTACCTCTTCGACGACATCGCCGACCCCGCCGCGTTCAAGGACGTCTACCGCGAGCAGCTCGACGCCGCCCCCTGGGACGACGCCGAGCGCGAGCGCGTGATCGACGAGGTCCTGCTCGCCTACCGCTTCAACACCGAGCTCTTCGAGGATCTCGACCGGGCGCGCCTCGTCGCCTGAGTCCTCACTCCCGCTCGCGCATCGCCGCCTGAGTCCTGACTCCCGCTCGCCGAGCGACGGAGACCCCGCCCGTTGAGCGAGGGAGCGCAGCAACCCAGACCCCGCCCGTTGAGCGAGGGAGCGCAGCGACCCAGACCCCGCCCGTTGAGCGAGGGAGCGCAGCAACCCAGACCCCGCCCGTTGAGCGAGGGAGCCCAGCGACCCAGACCCCGCCCGTTGAGCGAGGGAGCGCAGCGACCGAGACGAAACGCGTCAGGCCGTGCCGACCTCGGGGGTGGATGCCGCGAGCCAGGCGTCGCGCATGAAACGACGCACGTCCTCGTCGACCCGGATGTCGCTCGGCCGCAGGGCCCGCGACAGGTAGAGGCCGTCGAGCGCGGTGAGACGCGAGAGCGCCACGTAGGTCTGTCCCGGTGCGAACGCGCCGGATCCCAGGTCGATGATCGCGCGATCGTAGGTCTTGCCCTGTGACTTGTGGATCGTCACAGCCCACGCCAGTCGCAGCGGGAACTGCGTGAACTCGGCGATCACGTCGCGTGACAGCTTCTTGGTGCTGGGCTCGTACGAGTAGCGGAAACGCTCCCACACGGCCGGTTCGACATCGACCTCGTCGCCGTCGATCTCGACGCGCACGGTCTCGCCGAGAATGCGCACCACCGTGCCGATCGTGCCGTTGACCCACCGTGGCGGCTCCCCCGACATCGATGTGTCGTTGCGCAGGAACATCACCTGGGCGCCGATCTTGAGCTTCAGCTCGGATTCGGCGGGCAGGGACGCCTCCCCGCGACCGAACTCGCCGTTCACCTCCGCCTTCGCAGTCTGCTCCTTGCCCGGCAACGCGGCGAGGTGACGGCTGTTGATCGTGTTCACGATGTCGTTGCGAGTGGCGAGGGTGATCATCGGCACCTCCCCCGGCTCGGGGTCAGGGGGCGTGCGCGCACCCTGGGCGTTCAGCACTCCCGCGATCTCGGCGGTCACCCGGCCGTAGCGCACCGCGTTCAGCATGGCCTTGAATCCGTCATCCGACTGCCGGTGGATCTGCACCAGCTCGCGCACGTGCAGCTCGGCGCGCGTATCGACCGCGAACAGTCCGCCGTCATCGTCCTGCGCGTCTCCCCCGCCCGATCCCGCCCAGACCTTGGCGTCGAAGAACCAGAACGACCGGTAGTGGTCTTTCACGTAGCGCAGCTCGTCGCCCCGCGGCGGCACCGGTGCGAGCTGGTACGGGTCGCCGAACATGACGATCTGCACGCCGCCGAACGGGATGCCGCGCTTGCCGCGGGCCTGCCGCAGCGAGCGGTCCATGGCGTCCATCAGGTCGGCGTTGACCATCGAGATCTCGTCGATGACGAGGGTCTCGATCGCGTTGAGGATGCGGCGGGTGTTGTCGTTCTGCTCGATGTCGGAATCGCCGATCAGACCGATCGGCAGCCGGAACAGCGAATGGATCGTCTGCCCCTCGACGTTCAGGGCGGCGACGCCGGTGGGCGCGCAGATCGCGATCTGCTTCTTCGTGTTCCACGAGAAGTACTGCAGCAGGGTGGACTTGCCGGTGCCCGCACGGCCGGTGATGAAGACATGCTCGCCGGTGTCCTCGATCAGTCGGAACAGCTCTTGCTGCTCTTCGGACAAAGCGGGAAGCGACACGGTTCTCTCACACGGGAAGACGACGGGAAACGCGCACGACGGCGCGCTCCCCATGCTACGGGTGGTCGCGGCGCGGCATCCGTCGGACACAGCCGATCGGCCCGTCACACAGCGACGCGGCGCACGGCTCCATCCCAGGGCGTCCTCCTAGACTGACGCCATGCAGCAGGTCGAGACGAAGGCGCCCCGGCGCTCCCGTCTTGCCGCCGATCTCGCACTGCTCGCAGTGATCGGCCTCGTGCTCGTCGCCGCGCTCGGAGCCGGCGGAGCGACGCTGTACCGCCAGTTCTACGGTCCCTCCGCGTTCGTCGTGCGCTACCTCGACCTCCTCTCGGAGGGACGAGCCGCCGACGCCCTCCGCGTGCCCGGCGTCGCGATCGACCGCGAGACCCTGCAGAGCGCGGGCATCGGCGCGACCGCCTCCGAAGCGCTGCTGCGGCACTCCGCGCTCGCGCCGCTGACCGACGTCGAGGTCGTCTCAGAGGAGTCGGACGGCGACGGGACCGCCGTGACCGTCTCGTACCGCGCGGGTGATCATGAGGGAACCACGACGTTCGCGGTCGCGCAGGACGGATGGGCCGGGGTCACCCCCAACTGGCGCTTCACGACGAGCCCCCTCGCCGTGGTCGATCTCACGTTGCGCGGCGCCGACCAGTTCGCTGTGAACGGCTTCGAGATGGATCGGCGTCAGGTGTCGCCCGCGGGCGCGGAGGCCGCACCGCTCGACCCCCTGCCGCTGCTGGTGTTCACCCCCGGGCTGTATGCCGTGACCGTCGACACCGCCATCGCGAAGTCCGACGGCGTCGGCGTCCTCGCGGACAGCCCCCTCGCCACGACCCCCGTCGATCTGCAGACCGATCCGACCGAGGAGTTCGTCTCGGTCGTGCAGCAGCGGGTCGAGGAGTTCCTCACCGCGTGCACGTCGCAGCAGGTGCTGCAGCCCACGGCCTGCCCGTTCGGCCTCGAGGTGTCGAACCGCATCGCCTCGCTGCCGACGTGGTCGATCGCCGATCAGCCGCAGGTGACCGTGGTTCCCGACGGCGGCCACTGGAAGATCCCGCCGACGGATGCCGTCGCGCACGTCGAAGTCAAGATCCGCTCGCTCTTCGACGGCTCGATCCAGGAGGTCTCGGAGGACGTGGCCTTCCAGGTCGACGGCTCGGTCACCATCCTCCCCGACGGCTCGGCGTCGATCCGCATCGGCTCTCCCGGCGAGGACGAGCCCGAGGACTGACACCGAGCCGGTGCGTCAGCACGTCAGGCCGCGTCGTGCGCTGCCAGCACGTCAGGCCGCGTCAGCGCGTCGCGCGCTCGACGTCGCGGCGGTCGCGCTCGGCGAGGGCCGCGAGCTTCGCGTTGTACTCCTCGAGCTCGGCCTCGCCGGTGCGGTCTGCATGCCGATCCCGGCGCTTCTGCAGCTTGGTGTCGCTGCGGCTCCACTGGATCGCGACGGTGATCGCGAGGATCAGTGTCGGGATCTCACCGATCGACCACGCGATGCCACCACCGATGTACTGGTCATCCATCGGCGAGGGACCCCAGGTGCGCCCCATCGAGCCGAACCAGTCCGCGACCATCAGCCCCTCCTGCATCATGATCGCGACACCGAAGAACGCGTGCATGGCCATGATCGCGATGAGCGTGATGAGCCGCCCGGGGTACGGCAGCCGGTAGGGCACGGGGTCCGCGCCCACCAGGCTCATCACGAACAGGTAGCCCGAGATCAGGAAGTGCGCGACCATCCACTCGTGACCGAGGTGCTCGTACATCGACCAGCGCACCAGATCGGTGAAGTAGAAGGCCCACAGCGACAGGATGAAGATGCCCGCCGCGACGAACGGATGCGTGACCACCCGCGAGAACGGGGAGTGCACCGCCCACATGATCCACTCGCGTCCGCCGCGCGTGCCGTCGTCGCGCTTGTGGATCGCACGCAGCGCCAGGGTGATCGGTGCTCCCGAGACGAGCAGCAGCGGGATCGCCATCGACAGCATCATGTGCCCGAGCATGTGCACGCTGAACAGGTACTCCTGGTAGGCGTTGATCGGCCCGCCCGTGACCCAGAGCAGCAGCAGCATGCCCAGCACCCAGAACACCGTGCGATGGATCGGCCACCGGTCGCCACGGCGACGCAGCCGGCGCACACCCGCCAGATAGAGGAACAGGCCGAAGCCGACGGCGACCAGCCAGAGCACGTCGATGTCCCAGGCGGTGAACCAGCGGTCGATCGTGAACTCGGGCGGCAGCGGGGAGCGCGTGAGGTTCTCGGCGGGAGTCTGCACGAAGGCCTGCTCCTCGCCGGTCGGCGGGGGTGTGCGCGCGAGGGCGGCGGCCGCCCCCGACGCGAGGCCCATCAGCGTGATCTCGCCGAGCACCAGCATCCAGAACCAGCGCGATGCGTTCGCGCCGTCGAGGCGGGGGATCAGACGGATGCGGTACCAGGCGCCGAACAGGCCCATGGCTGTGAGCAGCACGACCTTGAGGAGCAGGATCGTGCCGTACGGCGTCCACAGCTGCGAGATGTCTCCGAGCGCGACGAACGAGCGGGCCACCCCCGAGACCGCGACGACCACGAAGGCCGCGATCGCGAGGCTCGAGTAGCGACGCACCAGGTCGGCGGTGCGGATGCCCGAGCGATCGCGCAGGATCACGACGAGCAGCAGACCGCCGAGCCAGACCGCCGCGCCGATCGTGTGCAGCAGGATCGAGTTCACCGCGATGTTGTGACCCGCGAGATCGCCCGAGTGCCCCTGGGTCGCCAACGGCAGGAAGGATGCGGCGGCGAGCAGCGCCGTGATGAGCGTGGGGGTCCAGGTGCGCCAGGCGAAGGCCAGCACGGTGATGATCGACCCCATGATCGTCGTGATCAGCCAGGACTGCCCCAGCGGCAGCTCGAGCAGGAACCGGCCGAGCTGTTCGCCGAACTCCCGCTCGGCGCTGAGCTGCGGGTTGAACGCGGCCATGAAGGTGAAGAATCCGCCGATGCCGGCGGAGACCGTGAAGACGGCCGCCCCGGCCGACGCGACGTTGAGGGCGGTGTCGAACGACTTCTCCTCGCTGCGCAGCGCGAACAGCGCGAGCACGAGGGATCCGAGCATCGCCGCCGAGGCGATGTTCATGACCAGCTTGGCGATCGGCGTCGCCCAGCGCACGAACGGACCGGGATCCTGCAGCAGCAGCGGTGCGGCTCCGCCACCGATCACGAGAGCGGCGACGACCGCGATCAGACCGCCCGCGAGCAGCAGACCGATGCCCGCCGCGCGATACGCGGAGCGGGTCGGGGTCTGCGCGACACGGGCACTCACACGTCAAGCCTAAGCCGCGCTGTCGTGGTGGGAGCACGAAGGCCGCCCCCGACGCATCGGGAGCGGCCTTCGAACAGGAGCAGTCTTACTTGACGGCAGCCTTGAGCTTGGAACCAGCGGTCACCTTGACGCGGTGGCCGGCCGGGATCTTGATCTCGGCACCGGTCTGCGGGTTGCGTCCCGTGCGAGCCGCGGTCGCGACCTGCTCGAACGAGATCCAGCCCGGGATCGAGACCTTGCTGCCCTTGGCAACAGCGTCGGAGACCGAGGAGAACAGCGCGTCGAGGACACCCGAGACGGTGGCCTGGCTCTGGCCGGTGGCAGAAGCGATGCTCGCGACGAGCTCGGTCTTGGTGATGGACTTGTCAGCCATGTCATCCTCCAGCGACGAGTGTTCCGTCGCATCGTTGTGTGTGTCGGGGCGGACGCCCCTGGTCGAGTGACCGCCTTGAATGTATCAACGACCACCCACATTTCCGCGTCATTTCGCGGGTTTTGGGGTTTTGGGCGGCGTGTCGTGGTGCAGAAGTGACGAATGTGACTCGTGAGACGTCGATTCCGCTCTCCGCGTGTCCGCGCCGCGTGGGCTCGCCGCGTCGCTCTCGCCGCGTGGGCTCGCCGCGTGGGCGTAGAACTCCCCGACGGGCGGAGAACTCGGCGTGAGGCGGAACGACAGCGCGACAGCGTCCTCCCGACGGCGAGAAGTCCGCCACAGGCGGAGGGCTGTCCGACGGGCGGCGAGCTCCCCGACGGGCGGAGAACTCCCCGACGGGCGGAGAACTCCCGCCAGGAGGTCAGCCCACTGGGGAGAAGTCCGCCCGAGACCGTGCTCCTCACGCCGCGAGATGACGCCGCTGCGCGACAGCGGCGAGAATCAGGCTCTGCACCTCAGGCCATCCGTGCATCAGCTGCTCATAGCCGATGCGGATCACGTGATACCCCCGGAGCATCAGTTCGGCGTCGTGGGCGATATCGCTCGATCGCTGCGGCCCGACGTGGTGTCCGCCGTCGATCTGGATGACGAGTCTCTCGCCGATGAGAAAGTCCACCCGGTGGCCGAGGATCCACACCTGCGGGACGATCGGCACGTTCAGCCATCCGAGCCTCGTCCGGAAGATCGTCTCGGTGCCGGCATCCGCGAACGGCGTCGCCTCGCTCAGCATCCGACGTGCCTGCGGCGTCAACGACGCCTCCGCAAGCACATCCGGGTCCACGACGCGCTGTCGCAACGCCGACTCCCAGGTCGCGAGCGCGTCTTCGTGCGACTGGCATCGCGCCACCAGGATCAGCGCGTTCTCGAGCGAGTCCTCGAGCAGATCCGGATCTCGCGGAAAGGTCGGCCGACTCCAATGGACGACTCCTCGCGCCGAGTTCGCGTGCCCCGACTTCGCAGGAGCGGCGACGTGGACCGCGGGTGCCGACGTCACCCAGAGCCCTTTCCGAGCGCAGACGGTGATGCAGCTGATCACCACGCCTCGCTTGGCTGCGGCGACCAGCATCGGATCCGCACCGCGAACCGCCACCCACCCCCGGCAGACCGAGAACACGCGGCCCTCGCGGACCGCGCGTCGCAGTGCATGCTCGGTCACCCCGTCTCTCCGCAGGGTCCGAACGCGGGCGACCCCTCCTCTTTCGCCGAGTGCCGCTTCCACATCCATCCGTCGATGATGCCGTTCGGGCAGCATCCGCACGGTCGTGCATCTCAGCATCTGTGAATGACATCGCGGTCGCCCGCCTCGTGCAGGAGCTCTCGTGAACATAGCTCCCTCCCCGACCGGCGGGGAACTCCCCGACGGGCGGAGAACTCCCCCACCGGCGGAGAACTCCGGCCAGGGAGTCCGCCCACCGCGGAGAAGTCCGCCCCATGACGCGGGGGACCAGAGGGGGGACCAGACCGGCGGAACTCCCCCACCGGCGGAGAACTCCCCCACGGGCGGAGCAATCGGGCCAGGGAGTCCGCCCACCGGGGAGAAATCCGCCCCATGACGAGGGGGACCAGAGGGGGGACCAGACCGGCGGAACTCCCCCCGGCGGAGAACTCCCCGACCGGCGGAGAACTCCGGCCAGGGAGTCCGCCCACCGGGGAGAAGTCCGCCCCATGACGAGGGGGACCAGCCCGGCGGAGGAGTCCGCCCGGACGCAGGGGCAGGCGCTGCGGCGTCAGGGCTCGGCAGGCGTCGCGGAGAGTGCGCCGTCGTCGTCGCGGGCCGCTGCCGCTGCTGCTCGGCGCGTCGCGCGACGGGTTCGCGTCTCCTTCGAGAGCGGATAGCGGGCATCGAGTCGCGGTTCGAGGACGATGCGGCGCAGCGCAGTGAGGATCGCGTACCCGCCCACCCAATATGAGAGGAAGAGCACGACCCCGTACGAGAACGTGAAGCTGAGCAGGGTGCAGACGATGCCCACGCCGACGTACAGCCACGTCCAGGCGTGCGCGATCCGATCACGCGAGGCCTGCTGCTCGTCCGCCCGCTGCTGCAGCGAGTCGACACGACTGCTGAGCATCTCATCATCGATCTCGGCGAACAGGTCTCGCACGGGCACCTGCAGCGCATCCGCGACCAGTGACAGCGTCTCGAGACTGGCATCCTGCCCGGCCTCCAGCCGCTGCACGGTTCTGAGCCCTACGCCGCTCTCGTTCGCGAGCCGTTCCTGTGTCCATCCCTGCGCCTGGCGCAGAGCGGTGATCCGTGTCGTGTTCATGTTCTCCATGCTCCTCAGCACCTGCGATCGGCCGCCACGCCACCGGGCCGCCACCTGGCCGCCACTCCTCCGCCATCAGCCCGCCATCGCCCCGCCGCCGCCCGCCGCATCCATGGCCATCGCACCCGCCTCATCCAGGTGTGTCAGATCACCTTCGCACGGCGACGGAGCTGCCGCCCGTCCGGCGATGGGGCTGCCTGCCCGTCCGACGGTGGGGCTGTCCGCCCGTCCGACGGTGAAGCTGCCGCGCGTCCGGCGGCGAAATCCCCGATTGGCGGATGACTTCGGGCGCAAGGATCAGCCGACCGGGGAGAAGTCCGCCCATCAGCGGGACAGCCACACGGGCGGGGCAGCCACACGAGCGGAGACGGCGAAAGGGGCGGGACAACCACCACGAGCGGAACAGCCACACGAGCGGAACAGCCACACCGGCAGGACAGCCAC
Protein-coding regions in this window:
- a CDS encoding DUF2470 domain-containing protein, producing the protein MPHIFDADVVSAILRHMNGDHRDDNLLITRAFTGADGREITDAMMTGLDGDSGAWEVTGDSGVSELRIAWPSGPITERAAVRREVVALYDLACARLGVEPRPHA
- a CDS encoding biliverdin-producing heme oxygenase; its protein translation is MSEILSFSAALRERSSGSHSRSEGAGFMSDLLKGEGSREDYIALVAQHYFIYEALEGAGERMRRDPVASVFLSDKLTRLPALEADLGFLLGADWRDLIVALPTTQRYVERIRQVGATWAGGFVAHHYTRYLGDLSGGVFIGRVMARHFGFETNGIGFYLFDDIADPAAFKDVYREQLDAAPWDDAERERVIDEVLLAYRFNTELFEDLDRARLVA
- a CDS encoding ATP-dependent DNA helicase; amino-acid sequence: MSLPALSEEQQELFRLIEDTGEHVFITGRAGTGKSTLLQYFSWNTKKQIAICAPTGVAALNVEGQTIHSLFRLPIGLIGDSDIEQNDNTRRILNAIETLVIDEISMVNADLMDAMDRSLRQARGKRGIPFGGVQIVMFGDPYQLAPVPPRGDELRYVKDHYRSFWFFDAKVWAGSGGGDAQDDDGGLFAVDTRAELHVRELVQIHRQSDDGFKAMLNAVRYGRVTAEIAGVLNAQGARTPPDPEPGEVPMITLATRNDIVNTINSRHLAALPGKEQTAKAEVNGEFGRGEASLPAESELKLKIGAQVMFLRNDTSMSGEPPRWVNGTIGTVVRILGETVRVEIDGDEVDVEPAVWERFRYSYEPSTKKLSRDVIAEFTQFPLRLAWAVTIHKSQGKTYDRAIIDLGSGAFAPGQTYVALSRLTALDGLYLSRALRPSDIRVDEDVRRFMRDAWLAASTPEVGTA
- a CDS encoding cytochrome c oxidase assembly protein, producing the protein MSARVAQTPTRSAYRAAGIGLLLAGGLIAVVAALVIGGGAAPLLLQDPGPFVRWATPIAKLVMNIASAAMLGSLVLALFALRSEEKSFDTALNVASAGAAVFTVSAGIGGFFTFMAAFNPQLSAEREFGEQLGRFLLELPLGQSWLITTIMGSIITVLAFAWRTWTPTLITALLAAASFLPLATQGHSGDLAGHNIAVNSILLHTIGAAVWLGGLLLVVILRDRSGIRTADLVRRYSSLAIAAFVVVAVSGVARSFVALGDISQLWTPYGTILLLKVVLLTAMGLFGAWYRIRLIPRLDGANASRWFWMLVLGEITLMGLASGAAAALARTPPPTGEEQAFVQTPAENLTRSPLPPEFTIDRWFTAWDIDVLWLVAVGFGLFLYLAGVRRLRRRGDRWPIHRTVFWVLGMLLLLWVTGGPINAYQEYLFSVHMLGHMMLSMAIPLLLVSGAPITLALRAIHKRDDGTRGGREWIMWAVHSPFSRVVTHPFVAAGIFILSLWAFYFTDLVRWSMYEHLGHEWMVAHFLISGYLFVMSLVGADPVPYRLPYPGRLITLIAIMAMHAFFGVAIMMQEGLMVADWFGSMGRTWGPSPMDDQYIGGGIAWSIGEIPTLILAITVAIQWSRSDTKLQKRRDRHADRTGEAELEEYNAKLAALAERDRRDVERATR
- a CDS encoding HU family DNA-binding protein, yielding MADKSITKTELVASIASATGQSQATVSGVLDALFSSVSDAVAKGSKVSIPGWISFEQVATAARTGRNPQTGAEIKIPAGHRVKVTAGSKLKAAVK
- a CDS encoding endonuclease domain-containing protein; this encodes MTEHALRRAVREGRVFSVCRGWVAVRGADPMLVAAAKRGVVISCITVCARKGLWVTSAPAVHVAAPAKSGHANSARGVVHWSRPTFPRDPDLLEDSLENALILVARCQSHEDALATWESALRQRVVDPDVLAEASLTPQARRMLSEATPFADAGTETIFRTRLGWLNVPIVPQVWILGHRVDFLIGERLVIQIDGGHHVGPQRSSDIAHDAELMLRGYHVIRIGYEQLMHGWPEVQSLILAAVAQRRHLAA
- a CDS encoding helix-turn-helix domain-containing protein, yielding MNTTRITALRQAQGWTQERLANESGVGLRTVQRLEAGQDASLETLSLVADALQVPVRDLFAEIDDEMLSSRVDSLQQRADEQQASRDRIAHAWTWLYVGVGIVCTLLSFTFSYGVVLFLSYWVGGYAILTALRRIVLEPRLDARYPLSKETRTRRATRRAAAAAARDDDGALSATPAEP